A stretch of DNA from Augochlora pura isolate Apur16 chromosome 8, APUR_v2.2.1, whole genome shotgun sequence:
AACAGGTCGCAACTCAATCCATTAGCGAGggtaaatatagaaattatctttGCTTTGATTAGTTGACGATTCACAGCCGAGACAGAATCCTTGCGGATTGGATGGGCAGTAAAATGGTGAGGATATGCGAGCAAGCTTTAGGGAGTccgaaaattgtacaattctAGAATCCTATTACTGTACTAACGTCTAATAAGGCGTGACCATGgcatatgtatgtacatggTTTGCTGCATGATGCGTGCTGACACGACAGTCTCTagattggaataaattatgcTACTCTGGTGTGTGTTTTCCGAACTAAGAGACTGGTAGCGGATAATTTGAGAAAacaattatatgaaataattcatgaatTACAcgttatgttatgttatgaaaacgtaataaatttcGCTTGTAGgaaattatcaattacaatACTTTTCTTTTCGATTTACAGTATTGGCACCTATTTCtgcatatttttcttatttctaaaGATGGTATGCATATCCTCACCATTTTACTGTGTGTCCAATCCGTAATGGATCTTGTCTCAGCTATGAATAGTCAACCAGTCACAGTcaagaaaatttctacatCGATGCTTGCTAACGGATCATGATACGGCCTAAAGGTGTACAGGAGTAGAACCAATTACTGTACTTTTGTACGTTACTGTACAGGTATAGCTGTCAATTTCGTTGGCAGCACAATTTAGAGGTTATGTTTTCTCcgaaatattgaagaattttcgtttattttccgATTTATCTGAAAATATGTCGGCTATAGACGAAAAGAAAGATCAACCAATTCTTCCGGAATTATTGAAACATGTCAAAGCCAAAAGAGAATCCAATAGTGGGATCTTCTCGTGCCTGGTGCGACTAAAAAATGAACCCAAATGCTATAAGCAGTTTGCAAAAGATGGAGGATTGggaattttagtaaatttactTCGTTGtcataatatgaaaatattgaatatgacTTTAAGCATTCTAGCGAACGCGTGCTTGCATTCAGATGCAAGAGAGAAGGTATTATGAGTTTtctcttcatattttttaaaagctgtTCGACTCATCGGGCaagattaaaacattaaactggtaaaattatttcgagataATGCTGAAAGTACTTTTTTCAGGTCAGAGGATCTAAAATAGCGAATAACGTAGTctctataataaaatgtataaaaatagatgGTACTTTGCACTGTCGTGCGTGTAGATTAATTGGAAACTTATCTGAGTGCGAATGGCATGCCAAGTCATTTTGCGAAGCTGGTGCAATTCAAGCTATAGCTGatcttttacaattaaacaCAAATATGCAAACTTATTTAACAAGTGTCAGAGCTATAAGGTAATTGAAgctaattaatgaaaaatgattttattaggCCTAAATAGACTTACTCTATTGATTTGTATCTCTTGGCTACAGAAATATTTGGAGTATATGTGAAGACAgcagaaaagaaatattagaaactgGAGTTATATGTAGAATTacaactttattaataaaggcAGTGGGAAAATTAGAAACGAGCACAAGAACTGCTTCTGAACTGATACAGATTTGTCTGAAAGCAATGTGCGCATTTTTGAGTACACTTGACCCTCTAGTTAGCGAACAACTTCGAGGAGAGAAAGATTTACAAGGCTATAAATGCATCGTACAATGCCTcggtatgaaaaataaaatggctgTCAAGTGTTTGTACAACCTCTGCCAAATAGCAGAATGCCGTCCTAAATTGGGAATTTCGGGCGTTGTCGAAATTCTCATTATTCTCATTAGAGATCGTTCGGAAAGGTGTAAAGAGTTGTTGTTCAGTTTATGTTTACTCTGTCGTGAAGCTGTCACTCGTGCAAGGATTAGAAGAGGATCTGGTTTAGAATTAATGCTGTCTTTATTACAAAGTTCTCAGGATGAAAAGTACCACCCTATGTTATTGCATGCTTTGACACAATTTATCTACAATCGTGATATTGAGATAATGGTGAGAAATGGTTTGCTCGATGTTCTCATAACTAGATTGAGAAAAATGGTCACAGAAACCGTAAGTAACGAGGAAACTAgaatttcgaagaaaagaGGCAACGAATCGCCGTCCAATAAACAAACAGAGTTCAAGCATAATAAAACCAATCTAGGACGGTACGTTTATTAGGTTCTCTTATGTTATTCTGTAACATATAAATGGTATGGTTCGATTTCACAGATTTAGTTCGGATTATTATCGTGATGATTGGAGTCCAGGTAGTGCGACCAGTATCTCTTCTTCACCTCCTTCAACGCCATTACCTTTAccattatcattttattatcccttagaaaacgatgaaaatacAGAAGATAATTACAGTCCAGTTTGTAGCGATACAGAATTTATGGACAACGAAGATGGTTTGCTAGGCAACATATTTTCATAGcatattcgtaaaataatgAGTTCCATTAGATACACGGTGATTAATCTTTTCGTAGAACCTCAAGAAGAAGTAGAATCGTTGGAAAGTTGTAAATCAGTGATCGCAGAGACGGAAGAACCCCAGACTTCCGATAAAGGAAATAGatcaatagtaaataattgtgAATATGCAAACACATGGACGTTAATTTTGCTTTATCGTCTGACTCATTCGGACTATCCGATCGCACGACTGGCCGATTCTACCATAATCGAACCGTTGTCAGCTTATATTAGGCATACTAAACATCCAAAGGCGTCCTGGATTTTAATCCGGATTGCAACGTAAGTAAATACAATCCAATTGCAAGtacaatatagaattttaattatttatcgcttGGTCGTCTAAACAGAAATGGAGCGTATTTAATACCTCTGTTGAAGCAAGGCTTCGTGTTTGAAGCTCAGACGCTATTCGGTTCAGAGCAATACGTAAGGAAGTTGTGTGCTCTTGCGGAAACCGGGAGAGCAATAGGTGAACTGACGTCCATACTATTGCGCGGCGACGAAGCTCACAAACTGGTAATCGCAGTGTCGATACCATTCGTAATTGAATCACGCTGTATTCTCAAGTCTCTGCTGAACAATTATGGTGGCTTGCCGTTAATATTCCGGGTGCTGTCCGACCAACAGCACAGTCTTTACAAGAATGCTATATGGTCGATTTGTCGGTTAGCAAAAACGCTGCAGATACAACCGGAAATGATAGACAAGTGTCAGATCACGAACACCGCATCGACAGATTTTTCAAGAGTCTATGATAATCATTCAAAGCCGTCGACTGTCACGTTCGAATTAGACGATGGCACAACCATCAATGCCTGTAGACACACGTTATGCCAGAAGTCGGATGCCTTTTCCGCAATGCTTGAAGGAAACTTTTCGGAATCGGGGAAAGAACGTGTGAAACTGCGAAACACATCGAGGGAAGGTCTTCATACATTATTGCTCGCCGCGAATGGCGCTGCCTTTGAGAACAGAACCATCGAGTCCTTATTGGACGCCGTATTGTTGGCCGACAAGTTCCTGATGAACGACGTGTTGGATGTTCTTACCGAGACCTCTATCTCCAAGCtgaattatcaaaatttcgGCAGAGTCTGGAATTGGGCAAAAAATAACGCATGTCACGAATTGAAAACTTGCTGCGTAAAGAGCTTTCTCACAGCCTCTATGACACATTCGGAAAGAATACAAGCATTTCAGGACTTTTCCAGCAGCGATAGCTTCCACGAGTTCTTGGACGAGGTGAGACACATAATAAACAGCGTTCTGTGCCAGCGTTGACGACAAAGTCGTTTAACTTAATTGTGATATTAATAGTAGTGAAATCGTAGTTTATATATTTGGTCGTTTAATCGTGATCACGAGGCactcattgaaatatttataatatgaaattctttattcatcGTACCTCTATTATCATACTTGctgtgaatatattttaagaggCAGAATTGATGTAcattactaattattacacATTCGTAGGTGTAATTTctttgaagaatatttaaaattgactaaCATAGAACGAACATAGATGTTCTTCCTGACCGTTGTACCATTGTACAATTCTAGTTTACGTGACCCAGTctcgtttttcattttcttcgtgttaatttcaattgcacCGATTCCGACGGAATGgaaattaaatgcaaaatcaTTTGCATCTGATCCTTATTCAGACAATCTATCTTGAATGATTTCACAAGCTGAAACATTCatagaaatgtaattaattgttttatccATTTCGTTTaactaatttaatatgtattgtatttctattttaaccgtattttttgttattttatcttaagAATGTAACATATACAAGCGTTTATCTTGCACAATTTTACGAagtaatcaatttaataaatatatattgtaaacaaTGTCTTTCTGACTTATTGTATAGCAGCTGAAATACCTCTGACAAACCAAGCAGTATTTGTATTTCTGCCATTTTTCTTCCGATACAGCTTCTTGCACCTAAAGCGAACGGTAGACTCGCGTGTGGATTTAACAAACCGCGGTAAGCACCTTTCTCCGTTCTGATCCATCTTTCCGGCAGAAATTCGTTCGgttgtgaaaaatttttattgtcacgACCGCTCGAATAAATTGATAGTACTATCAGTTcctaaaatcaaattattatcgtaattCCCAATCCTTTCTCGCGTTTCGCATTTTAAAACAAGATTTTCAACATCATAACAACGAGTTTACTTACCCCTTTTggtacaaaataattaccaaTCACACTGTCCTCCGGTAAATAACGCGATATGAACGGCGCGGTGGGATATAATCGAAGAGTTTCTTTAATTATGCCTCTTAACTGCCCATCCCGTAACACATCCTTCTTTGGAAGTTTTTTCAAGTGATCGTACAATTCTTCTTGTTTGCGAGGATGTTTGGACATTAACAATAGAATCCATTGTAAAGTAGTTGCTGTCTGTAATTCAAATTACGTTCAGGCGATTAATTTCATatctttattgaaatttcgtatattcttatatgtatgtatgggTTTGTACCGTGTCTCCAGCTGCTAAAATGAAGTCGGTGACAATGTAAATTACATCTTCCTCTCGAATCCCTTCGTCCAACATTTTCTTTAGTAAGCCATCGCCACCTAATTCGATCATCCGCGGTACCAAAACACGAACTGTTTCAAAGGTTGTATCTACGGCTGTCACAAACTTCATCCAAACCGGAAGTCGTAAATTCATAGCAACCTTAGCTGGCATTATGGCTAATTTAGCGGAGTACTCGAATACTTTGTGCAACGTTCTCGCCAATTTGACAAAATCTTGAGACAGTTCGTGTTTACAAATTTGCCAGTGGATACCCATCAACGTTGCAACCATCGCTATAaggatgaaaattaaattaatctctcgtttttctttttcaaacgtTTCACGTCATTTTACACTCATTTTTACCCTCTATGGACCATTGATACAGTTGAACTTGTAAATCTGCAATCACAGCATCGGTCTCCGTttgtttttgcaatttctgtgTCAGTTCTTTGGCTACTAGTTCGCAAGGACCAGCCATCAGGTTTGTCGGATCCGGTACTAACATTAccttattcaatatttttcgaaaatgcaTCCACTCGTCTCCATCCCTGTTCAAACGTTTCGGTATAATGGATGAGCATGAAAACTTTGCCAGTTGTCTTTAGACTTTATCTGCCAACGATGACTTAACAATCTTTCAAGAACAAAGGACAACTGTATActggattttttaattgattactCTGT
This window harbors:
- the Rnb gene encoding BTB/POZ domain-containing protein Rnb isoform X1; the encoded protein is MSAIDEKKDQPILPELLKHVKAKRESNSGIFSCLVRLKNEPKCYKQFAKDGGLGILVNLLRCHNMKILNMTLSILANACLHSDAREKVRGSKIANNVVSIIKCIKIDGTLHCRACRLIGNLSECEWHAKSFCEAGAIQAIADLLQLNTNMQTYLTSVRAIRNIWSICEDSRKEILETGVICRITTLLIKAVGKLETSTRTASELIQICLKAMCAFLSTLDPLVSEQLRGEKDLQGYKCIVQCLGMKNKMAVKCLYNLCQIAECRPKLGISGVVEILIILIRDRSERCKELLFSLCLLCREAVTRARIRRGSGLELMLSLLQSSQDEKYHPMLLHALTQFIYNRDIEIMVRNGLLDVLITRLRKMVTETVSNEETRISKKRGNESPSNKQTEFKHNKTNLGRFSSDYYRDDWSPGSATSISSSPPSTPLPLPLSFYYPLENDENTEDNYSPVCSDTEFMDNEDEPQEEVESLESCKSVIAETEEPQTSDKGNRSIVNNCEYANTWTLILLYRLTHSDYPIARLADSTIIEPLSAYIRHTKHPKASWILIRIATNGAYLIPLLKQGFVFEAQTLFGSEQYVRKLCALAETGRAIGELTSILLRGDEAHKLVIAVSIPFVIESRCILKSLLNNYGGLPLIFRVLSDQQHSLYKNAIWSICRLAKTLQIQPEMIDKCQITNTASTDFSRVYDNHSKPSTVTFELDDGTTINACRHTLCQKSDAFSAMLEGNFSESGKERVKLRNTSREGLHTLLLAANGAAFENRTIESLLDAVLLADKFLMNDVLDVLTETSISKLNYQNFGRVWNWAKNNACHELKTCCVKSFLTASMTHSERIQAFQDFSSSDSFHEFLDEVRHIINSVLCQR
- the Rnb gene encoding BTB/POZ domain-containing protein Rnb isoform X2; amino-acid sequence: MSAIDEKKDQPILPELLKHVKAKRESNSGIFSCLVRLKNEPKCYKQFAKDGGLGILVNLLRCHNMKILNMTLSILANACLHSDAREKVRGSKIANNVVSIIKCIKIDGTLHCRACRLIGNLSECEWHAKSFCEAGAIQAIADLLQLNTNMQTYLTSVRAIRNIWSICEDSRKEILETGVICRITTLLIKAVGKLETSTRTASELIQICLKAMCAFLSTLDPLVSEQLRGEKDLQGYKCIVQCLGMKNKMAVKCLYNLCQIAECRPKLGISGVVEILIILIRDRSERCKELLFSLCLLCREAVTRARIRRGSGLELMLSLLQSSQDEKYHPMLLHALTQFIYNRDIEIMVRNGLLDVLITRLRKMVTETVSNEETRISKKRGNESPSNKQTEFKHNKTNLGRFSSDYYRDDWSPENDENTEDNYSPVCSDTEFMDNEDEPQEEVESLESCKSVIAETEEPQTSDKGNRSIVNNCEYANTWTLILLYRLTHSDYPIARLADSTIIEPLSAYIRHTKHPKASWILIRIATNGAYLIPLLKQGFVFEAQTLFGSEQYVRKLCALAETGRAIGELTSILLRGDEAHKLVIAVSIPFVIESRCILKSLLNNYGGLPLIFRVLSDQQHSLYKNAIWSICRLAKTLQIQPEMIDKCQITNTASTDFSRVYDNHSKPSTVTFELDDGTTINACRHTLCQKSDAFSAMLEGNFSESGKERVKLRNTSREGLHTLLLAANGAAFENRTIESLLDAVLLADKFLMNDVLDVLTETSISKLNYQNFGRVWNWAKNNACHELKTCCVKSFLTASMTHSERIQAFQDFSSSDSFHEFLDEVRHIINSVLCQR
- the Rnb gene encoding BTB/POZ domain-containing protein Rnb isoform X3 gives rise to the protein MKILNMTLSILANACLHSDAREKVRGSKIANNVVSIIKCIKIDGTLHCRACRLIGNLSECEWHAKSFCEAGAIQAIADLLQLNTNMQTYLTSVRAIRNIWSICEDSRKEILETGVICRITTLLIKAVGKLETSTRTASELIQICLKAMCAFLSTLDPLVSEQLRGEKDLQGYKCIVQCLGMKNKMAVKCLYNLCQIAECRPKLGISGVVEILIILIRDRSERCKELLFSLCLLCREAVTRARIRRGSGLELMLSLLQSSQDEKYHPMLLHALTQFIYNRDIEIMVRNGLLDVLITRLRKMVTETVSNEETRISKKRGNESPSNKQTEFKHNKTNLGRFSSDYYRDDWSPGSATSISSSPPSTPLPLPLSFYYPLENDENTEDNYSPVCSDTEFMDNEDEPQEEVESLESCKSVIAETEEPQTSDKGNRSIVNNCEYANTWTLILLYRLTHSDYPIARLADSTIIEPLSAYIRHTKHPKASWILIRIATNGAYLIPLLKQGFVFEAQTLFGSEQYVRKLCALAETGRAIGELTSILLRGDEAHKLVIAVSIPFVIESRCILKSLLNNYGGLPLIFRVLSDQQHSLYKNAIWSICRLAKTLQIQPEMIDKCQITNTASTDFSRVYDNHSKPSTVTFELDDGTTINACRHTLCQKSDAFSAMLEGNFSESGKERVKLRNTSREGLHTLLLAANGAAFENRTIESLLDAVLLADKFLMNDVLDVLTETSISKLNYQNFGRVWNWAKNNACHELKTCCVKSFLTASMTHSERIQAFQDFSSSDSFHEFLDEVRHIINSVLCQR
- the Sad gene encoding cytochrome P450 family protein sad: MNITRNCLKASEKISIQHNIPSNYCIPNCSYAGITRIDDSSDISKNADGVAKSKIEITEKSRENENSYGTAPEATATGNVLQRAPEPQGLPLFGTLFSFLLAGGAKKQHEYVDKRHKQLGPVYRERLGPVTAVFVNSPQEYRRIFRIEGVTPKHFLPEAWLLYNDIRKCRRGLLFMDGDEWMHFRKILNKVMLVPDPTNLMAGPCELVAKELTQKLQKQTETDAVIADLQVQLYQWSIEAMVATLMGIHWQICKHELSQDFVKLARTLHKVFEYSAKLAIMPAKVAMNLRLPVWMKFVTAVDTTFETVRVLVPRMIELGGDGLLKKMLDEGIREEDVIYIVTDFILAAGDTTATTLQWILLLMSKHPRKQEELYDHLKKLPKKDVLRDGQLRGIIKETLRLYPTAPFISRYLPEDSVIGNYFVPKGELIVLSIYSSGRDNKNFSQPNEFLPERWIRTEKGAYRGLLNPHASLPFALGARSCIGRKMAEIQILLGLSELVKSFKIDCLNKDQMQMILHLISIPSESVQLKLTRRK